The following is a genomic window from Trichomycterus rosablanca isolate fTriRos1 chromosome 24, fTriRos1.hap1, whole genome shotgun sequence.
AAAGGTTAAAAAGTGCTTTTACAGTGTGTAAGATGAATATTAGTGCACTCGGGTGCATGCACTTATGGTTGCTTGGATTTTAAAATGCTTGGACGTATTAGGAAAGTTTTTGCAGACCTGGATTTTTCCgttctgtgtgtttgtttatgtgttTGTATTCGGGAGGGTGGAAGGGGGCGTGAGCGAGGCTTAATGAGCCTGTTTAGAGTGAGTGGATGTTTGTATGAAGGATTCGTCTTTACTCAGGTGGTACCGGGTTAtccgtgcacacacacacacacacacacacacacacacacacacgaactgAGAAAGAGCTTCTTTACAAAAGTGGAGGCCtccatctcacacacacacacacacacagactgattaGTGTTGCACTGAATTTAATTGTATGTCAGTATAACAGTAAATCTATCCATCTTGAGGATACAGTccttctgaaacacacacactccactcaGCACTGTgagcaactctctctctctgtgtgtgtgtgtgtgtgtgtgtgcgctcccTCATTCTTTACTGTAGGCTTCATTCTGATTGGAAGTATTCACAACATTTTCCACTgaaaatggtgtgtgtgtgtgtgtatggatgcaGTCTGATCtcatttcttcttcttgttttcCCTCACTGTGTCCGTGTGTAGATGGATCTGATCTCGACGATAGGTGAGAGTGTGTCCCTGGGTGCCGCCGGCGTCATCCTGTGGGGCGACGCCACCTACGCCAGCAGTAACGTAAGAATCCGTCATATTTGTGCACCGCTTATATTTGGGGTTCTCTGTTAGTAGTCTGGTTGGGAACGGCTGCAGACTAGCATGTGCCTCCCCTGACGCTTCCGAGACTTGGCTGCtcggtggtggtgggctagcgcgtTAAGATGAACCGCTTGGACCTAACCCTAACTTCTGTGTTCTGTCGTGCAGGCGAGCTGTTCCAGTCTGAGCGAGTACCTCCGCGCCGGCGCCCTCGGCCGCTACCTGCTCAACGTCTCGTCGGCGGCCGAGCGGTGCAGCGCCGGGCTCTGCGGCTGGCACGGACGCTGCCTGCGCAGGAACCCCGACACGGACACGTACCTGCACCTGAGCCCGCGCACGCACACCATCGAGCTGCAGGGGGGTCGCCTAACCGTCCGCGGCAAGTCGGACCAGGAGGAGCTGACGCGGCTGAACCGGGACTTTCAGTGCCAGTGCTACACCGGGTACTCGGGCGAGGGCTGCGTGCAAGGCAGCGCCGCCGCCTCGGTGAACACGTGCTCGCTCGTGCCGCTGGTTTTGATGCTAGTCCTGACGCTAGGTGTTCTGCAGTGAGCGCTATCGAGTACTGGACACGCCTACACTGGAAACAGCGCCGTTTAGACCAGGTTCTGAATGGAGGAAGTGGGGGGGTGCGCATGATTAACCGATAACCGACAGCTGATGTTTAAATTAGCACCCAAGCGCAGCACGCATCTCTCAACAGCAGGTCTGAATCCCCCCAAAACCTGGTCAGATGTTTTACCTGGTGCTCCAGTATGAAGGTCTTGAGTTACTGGATCAATCCAGACTACAGCCAAGTCACTACCGTCCTGTGGGACCCCTGAGCTCCTCAAACGGAGTAAATAATGATCGGATTCTGATCGTTCTGGTTCTGCGTCACTGCCACGTCTCTCTGTTGTCGTCTTGTAATTGTATTTACTGAAGCCTTTTAATGAAAGCTGTGAATCTGgggtgtgtttattattttataggcGCACCATCAGCGCGTCGGTTATCGGTTAAAACTATTTAATCCCCGATACGAAGGCCTTCCGCTACTTTTCAGGCGAGTCTGTTTCTTTTAAGTGCTGCCCCCTGTCGCACAGGAGGGCGAACTGCAGGAGTTTTACACTGTCTGACGCAGATCTATACCTCTCTTCTACCAACCAGGGCCCAAACCCTTTATTTTGATCTTTAGAACTGGCTCAAGGCTGGCTCCCTACGAATGAGCCATCGTTCATGTAGgcggtggcagagctgagattcgaactcacgagctctggtgtgctagagtgttttgTAAGCGTTAGCATCACCAGTAAAGATTCGGTAGATACAGTAAACACGTGCAGTACTTTATACAAAGACTGAACAACCCAAAGCCTCAAACCCGCCGTCCGATCACTGCTGGGTGGTGTCGCACGAGCCTGTCGGGCTCAATTTCATCTGCCAAAGCACCGACGCTTGTGCCTCGATTTCTGCTTCACCCTGTCATGAACGTTCACTCTGTACATCGTGTTTAATAGTGGCtgaatgttgtttttattttagataaTGTTATTGTATTGTGATAATATTGGTGTTTTGTGAGCTGAGCGCTGCGATATTCATGTTTCTGTGCTTGATGAATGATGGTTTTCTTACTGCCCCGATACAAAGATCATGTTTTATAATTAACAAACCAGTTACCGTATTTTCTGGACTGTATGGTGCTGATTACACACCAGCAAAAGACGTTACTGTGATACCTCTCTGCCAGGCTACTCCAGTCATAACAAGACTTGGTGCTGTTATTGTATTTCAAAGCAATACGAACGCCTCCCTTCCAACAACAGATTAAATAATTCCCGTTATGAGCAAGTCTCGACATGAACTGCGGGGCTGGAATTCAATCCAGCGTCGTTCAGAAACCGTTTGTGATCTCATGAGGACCAAACCCTGGATCCTTGACCAGAGAAAACAGGGCAGGAATTCACTGTTCCATTCACTTTTTCCTAGCGAGTGCTGTTCAATCTGAGGAAAGCCAAATCGTGCCTTCAAATAGAgcgagcgctgctgtgtgttcaGTACGTAGCATGGGGTGGAAATCATGCAGGGTTGTTCCACATTCCAAGAGGCTTTGATGAAGTCAAAAttcttttatgtttttctttttaatactaGATTAAACATTAGAAAACAAGCTTTAATCTTCTGTTCCCCACCTAAGCTAAAAGTATTGTGTGGTAAGATTAAACCTATAGGAGTCTGGTCCTACTCCTTATGAGCTTTTTGCTACTCCATTTCGGGTGTTGACATTTTTCTGTTCATCCCCATTGTGTCCAAAatgagattttttaaaaactgttatATCAAAAATCTGGTACTTTATaatattatgttgttttttttactagtgGTGCCTGATAAATACCATAAAATCCAAATATTTGGGCTTGACAGTTTGAACAGCTTCAACAGAGGCGCTGAATAATTACAATCAAGCAGCTCGTCGACCTTGGGGTTCAGGGTGGGCCAGCGGGTACAGGAGCCAGGAACAGTAGACGGCCAGCATCACAGTCACTCCTACCTGAAATACGTGGAAAATCCACTTACTGGCATTTAGACAGTAATTAAATGTATGTGGCACCTTCATTGCCTGCTAAACCGCCCTGCTGCCGAGTACTGAATCTGATTCTGTAAAAGTTCACTGCCGATTACTTGCACTCGGTCACATAACGTCTGGAAAATACGGTAAAACTCACCGCAGGCCTGATGTTCAGTTTATACAGTCGTACCAAATCCTGCTTGTTGATTTTCAAGCGAAAGACGTTTTGTTTTGATCATGAGGGTCTTTTTCAACATGAGTGAGCATATGATTATATGTCTGAGAGAATGAAAACTAAAGTGTCTTATTCCTTTTTTACAATAAATATGATACCAGAGCTTTGTGTTAATCTTTTCATTTGATCTGATGCTGCCACGTCATGATTGCATGTCTGGGGAAGGACGGAGGTGCGCTCAtcagtgcgctcttagtgctGGTCACAAGCCCCAAATATAAAGAAGGTTGCTTCAGGAGGGCAtcctaaaataaatgatctgctGTAGTGACCCCTAAATACGTGAGCTGCTGAAATGAAGGTGTTCTTACTAATGTGCAACCTgtgctaataaaatataaacacatgaaTATTATACAGCAGGGGCCTCGCTTTGAAACCCGCTGTTTTAATGCACGTGTAATAACTGGGGGAAATAAAGGAACACAAATAttacaagaaaaacaatcaGTGTTTACGTGAATAGATGTACCCGTTCATTTTTCCTGATGCCACCTAGAAACACGGGTGCAAGGCGTGAAGGCAACCTGGATTTACACCTTCAACAAGTTTTGAGGaagttggaggaaacccatgcatacACAGAACATGTGAAACATAAACAGTAGGACCCACCCAGCATGACCTTCGACTTTTGCCCACATCGGGTTCTTCAGGACTCGGCGTGTTCGCTCTCCCGTCCTGGGAATCCTGACCCTGAATGGACGGTAGTTTCCTCACACGCCGATTTCACTTTTGCTCTGTTTTTCGTTTCCCCACCTCCTTTTTGTTTAGGATCAGTCCCAGATCTTAGCGGGGGGTGGCTGAGCGGTGCCAAAGGCAGCATAACAGCGGGTGGAAGGACAGAGAATCGGTTGTTTTAAAACTCTGACCAGACTCCCGAGTCCTGTCGGCGTTCTCGGTGCAGCTCGGCTCGGTGACCTCCAACTGAGAACGAACCTACTGGTTATTTTCCAGCGTATTACTCCAGGTTTGGGGAATGTGCTTACTCACTGTGCATCGTAGCGTAGAGCGGCGCTGCTTCTACAGAATCTGCTGATGCTTCATTGCGGTTTAAACTGGTGAGCTGAGGAACATCTGGTTAgaattaccagtccagtatgGTTTACAGGTCATGATGGTTGTGAACAGAAACGATCTAGTCCTACCACTGTAGAATAGtaattacttttatattttctatatatttattatatttctaccctttttttgtatttactctGTGCTGGAGCTGCATTTCTCCATCAGGATCAATACAGGAATTTTATCCACCATCGTTCCTGACAtgtaaacaaggaggtgaacAAAGTGCAAAGTGACCGGTTTTATTTAGCACACACACCTTATTCAATCAGTGCTCATTTTCAAAGCAAATCTTTCTTTCTTGtataaaatatgtaaagatCACTCGTATTTATCATATCAACCAGGTTGAAACCAACTGTATGAAATAAATGACTGTTTTAAATATCTAGACCTGCAATTGAACTTTAAGTTAATTAAAAATGGATTATGTACCACCTACAGTTCAGAAACCACAGCAGGactgttttattaaatatacaaCCAGTGCATGTTTCCACtttaaatgcacacacacacacacacacagtatttaaaatataaattaaaaatatgtatttatgagcgtaacaaaatgtgttttaaaggcAGAGATCACTCAGTGATTCAGATGCTGGACTTTTTTTGCACTAGTTAtgacttttagttcaatttaattttgtatttgtatgatttgtgtggattctattcattcaaatgatcctccaggccacctgaGGAGGACGGagttcctgctgagtctggttcctctttaAGGGGTTTTTTCCAGCCACTGTCGCCTTCGGCTGCTCAACaggagtttttggtctgtcggtcctggattctgtaaagttgctttgagacaatgtttattgtaaaagcgctatacaaataaaattgacttggcttgactggactagttatcgaagggttgctggtttaagcccgatggacccttgagcaaagacTGTGTTCACTCACAATTGTAAATTGATTTGGATTTACCATATAAACGTACATTTAAGCGTTTATAGGATAACGAAGCATCTTCAGCTTCGTTAGATTAGACTCCAGACTCAAACTTGAAGAGAAAATAAGGTGAACATGCAAAATATGTGAAAAGAAATGTATTCACAGGAGGGTGACAAAATAAAGAttttcatttacagcatttagcagaagcttttatccaaagtgacttacacagtgagcagaacacaatgagcaattgagggttaagggcctcgctcagggacccaacagtggcaacttggtggtggcggggcttgaaccggcaaccttctgtttactagtccagtaccttaaccaccgagctatCACCGCCCCCATAAAGGAAAACTTATGGGCAAGGTGTTTGGCTGCCACGAACCTCAACTTAGTCACTAGGTTTTATTAATTACAGTTAAAGTTTAGCTAACTAACGACCCCTCTCCCAGctgaactgttgtttttacctcttttttaGGAGCAGATAGAgggtccaagtattaattaggagggtcagaCCCCTGAATCCTGCTGTAATCTGAACCATAATAATGATGCTGAAGATGAAGAGCGCTGTCTAACTCATCTCTCCAAATCTGCTGACTCTAGGCCATAGCCATGAGTTCAATCACTTTATACCAATCAAACCCGTTTAGTCTTCCCTTACACCCAGTCATCATTGAAGAGACCAGTCCCATTAAAATAAATTCAGAAATAAACTGGTGCTGTGCGGAACCATTAGAGCTGGAACGTGTTTCCAGTCGGTTGTGTTTTTGTGCGCGGCGTGGTCAAATCTGCGGTTCCGCGGTGCGGTCGGTGCTGTTAACATGTCCGTTACTCTGAATCCCGTCCTCTCGGACTGTGCTCGGTACACGGACGTGATTTATCCCCTGAGCGGCTGTCAGTAGGTGGGTTTGTGTCTGTATGACCTGCAGAGGATTGGGCTTTTTAGCGCATAAGCTAGCTGACCTTAGCATGTTAGCTTCCAGTGCTCCAACCCGCTAGCGTTAAAACATCAACTGCGTCAAAACATCCTACACGTTCATCCTGATcggggtcgcggtgggtacacTGTGCACGAATAAAGAGGGATTACACCAAGTCTGAACAAGCCACCGGTTTATCACAGAATAACACACACCTTTACagtgggagaacatgctaaactgcGTGCAGCACCAAACCCAGTTCTTCAGGACGCTGGAGCTGTGTGTCACCTACACCACCTGATGTGTAGTGAGCCGCCCTGGTGCTGCAGTAAATACAAGcagaagtgtagaaacaagggtgGAGGCTTCAGATTcacctcattcattcattcattcattgtctgttttacaagcgctttatcctggtcagggtcgcagtgggtctgattcactaggTGAAACGTCTTTGCacccacacagatacggggagaacatgcaaactccacacagaaaggacccgaagcGTTTCaaatgggaatcgaacccaggagcttcttgctatggcgtaacagtgctacccaccgagcctaaCCGGTGGTTAATATCTGGTTAACTGAAATCTTAACCACAGCTGCTCATGCTGATCGACTAGAgttcattattttaataattctaataattatGATACATTTTTACACTGAAACGTATTTTTTATCCGCAGACTCGCTGTATCAGTGAAGCATGAGTTTCCTGAGGAACCGGGTGGTGGTCCTGGCTCTGGTGCTGCTCTTCACCATCCTGCTGTACCTGCTGCTGCCCTCCTCTATACGACACAGCAACACTGAGCCCTCACTCGCCGTCCAGAGAACCCAGAGACTGGTATCGTCCTCACCGTCGCCCATCAACATCACCGTGCGTACGGGACAGATCCCCAGCGACCCCCCGCTGTTCTTCAGAGAGGCGCTGCCCGTGGATTCGGCCGGCAGACAGGTTTTACCCAGGTCAGGATCCGGACCCTGATCGGGCTACTGAGGAATAATAGAGAGTAGTGAGAGGAGGAAACCGAGAGGACGTTTAAAATAAAGTTGTAAAGAATTAGTGAGAGGTTTTATATATGatagaagatagatagacagacagacagacagacagttggatagacagacagacagatggatctACAAATCATCAGCATGTTTTATGAACCAGTAGTATCTGACTGTCGTGTGCTTCCTCTGCCAGGCTGCAGGTGGTGCTGTTGCACGGTCAGGCCTTCAGCTCCAGAACGTGGGAGGAGCTGGGCACGCTCGGTCTGCTCGCCGCTAACCGATACCAGGCCCTGGCGCTGGACCTGCCGGGTAAGAAACGAACTGCGTCTTCAGTTGTGGAAGTTACTTTAGTGAGGAACCGGTGACTCTTCGGTTTGTCTCGTTGTGTTCTATTTCGATCAGATGGTCCGGTAGTaggtgtagcagtgttgttgggatttttttaaacactttagTGTCAGTGCTGGGAGgacaaatttttatttttatcacagGTTTCGGTAAGTCTCCAGCCTCGGAGTCGGTGAAGTCGGAACAGAGTCGGGTGGAGCTGCTGAAGCATTTCTTCGATGCCCTGGGCGTCCGAGCGCCGGTGCTCATCTCGCCGTCCATGAGCGGCCACTACGCGCTGCCTTTCCTCCAGAGATACGGCGATCAGCTGCACGGCTTCGTGCCCATCGCACCCGTGGCCACGCGCACCCTCACCATCCAGCAGTACCGTGACATACAGGTGAGATGTAAGCAACGATCGGAGCGGTGAGCTTTATATTTCACTGATGTTATTACAGATAAACAGTGAATAAAGGGCTGCGTGATCAGTGCTGTTGCTTGGTCATGAATTTCCGACAGCTTACGTTTATGGCATACGAGAAATGTAGAGGAAGCAGGTGTTGTGCAGACCCTGGACAAACtggaaaatgtgttttaatgatttatatCATGAATAAAGAAACGACTGCACATTTAAATTACCACAGAGTCTTAATAAAAATTTGCTTCGGCTGATCATCTTGCTGTTTGGAAGTGCTTTGAGATTCTGGCTGCTCTGTAttaactcgtgtgtgtgtgtgtgtgtgtgtgtgtgtgtgtgtgtggtcagacTCCGACTCTGATCGTGGTTGGAGAGCTAGACACAAACCTCGGCTCTCAGTCCCTGAAGAACCTGCAGCACCTCCCTCATCACTCTGTGGTTAAGCTGCTGGGAGCTCGACATGCCTGCTACATGGACAAGCCACACGAGTTCCACCAGGCCCTGCTGCACTTCCTCAACGCGCTCCACTGatccacacacacagtgcaggaATGTGGGATCGGGTGGTTATTAGGTCAAAACATTTGCCtattcagtaaaaaaataaCCTAAGGGTTCAGACTAatgagtgtttaagtgtttgaCATGTTCACCTCATGTCCACGTGTGTGTCTTCaaacagaaggtggattggccccaaggtaaataaacaaatcactcCTATAGGTGCAAAAGAGCGTGTGAGGCACCTCCAGCAGGGCCCTCAGGCCGgctccagacccactgcaaccctgattaggatcgAGCgttactgattaaaaaaaataattaaataatgtatgtacatatatgtcttattttacagatttatttacatACACTGGCTAACCTAACATATCTGGGTTTGcgatccaacaagctcatggtcaggtgttcgcACACTGGTGTGATTCGTCCCTGTCAGGGTCCCAGTGGgctcaaggcaggaatacccggATAGCATCGCTGAGATTCGAGCTTGAATCTTGGTGTTGTTGGgcaaatttaatataaatatataaatattcgaAACGTGGTTGACACTAAGCGGATTAATTTCTACTAATAATACTGTTCTACTAATGATTCTCTACATGTGGAATTAACTGTGTCGGCATGTTTACGTTTATTTCAAGCTGTTGCTGGGTAATAAACattctgtatatataaaatattttaaaatcattggcatctatacatacatatttatgGTATTGACTCCGTGCGCTGTGCAAATCATGATACTACATGTTCCGCAAGCTGCCTTCTCTACCAGAGAGGTCTCCCCAAACCCCAAAATCACCAgaagttacatactgcagctttaaaactGTACTTAATTCCATAAAATAATGATGAAAGTTTGCAGCCGTGTTCTTTTATATGCACTTTAGTTATAAATATGCAATGCAGCTCAGTCTTGTGTGTTTAATACTGaactgttgttttgttttgcagatTTGCAGTGTTAgattgaaatgtgtgtgtgtgtgtgtgtgtgtgtgtgtgtgtagtacaatTAACTGTTGttgtttgtaaataaaaaaaacaactcttAAAGAATGAAATTAAATGCCATTGTCAGAAATGCTGTTTTTATAATAGGTAtgtttacaccctacacacatgcacacataaatTCCTTCATTTATTTCCACCGAGTGCTTCATTCTGACCGTGGTCGTAGTGTGTCCGGTGCTTCCCTGAAACACTGAGTGCAAGGTCGTAGGGCAACACGTTCAATGCCCAGaggtgtgtgatgccctgtgatgtatTGGCACCCTGGTCTCCATGTGCCTGTCTGGGTTCCTTCCAGGAACTTtggaacatgcagaaggtgaattggcaGTTCTAAACTGTCTCTAGGTAAGAGAGTGAGTACATGGCTGAGCCTGTAATAGTCTGTTGTCCTGTGGACCTTCAGGACTTCCTGCAACCCGacaccaaaagtatttagacgccCTTTAACTAGTAGATTCAGTTATTTCAACCACGCTTCACTCCTAACAGCTGGGATACAGCCATGAAGTTTCCAAACACTGAAAACTCAAACTGAAGAGTGTTGAACTTCGGCACATTTTGTGCTTTCTACTCGTATTTcaattttccttttatttttcaATCGAACAAAAACAAGCATGAGTCGTTCTGGCTCAAATGAATCGTCGACTCTATGATGTTCTAAACAAACTGAAGCCCTGTTGCCATCGCGACCTTGATCAGGACGACTCTGTTACTGAAAATACTGTTAAACAAATGCATTAGTGAccggttttttttatttttaaacatgccaTTTGCagagccaggtcttctcgtTTAACTAAAGGGACTCAAGTTTGCTATGTTGAGGGAATCGACTCTGAACGGTTTCGGTTGATTCCTGCATCCTAATGCGATTAAGAAATGAATCGACTCTGAAGGGTTCAGATTGACTCCCGCGTCCTAATGCTTTTACTATATGAATCGACTCTTTAGAATCGACTCCCAGTGCAATTCATTCAGTGTTATGGCAGAACAGTTCTCGCCTGAAGACGATTGCGAAACCGGAGTGAAGGTAAATGATAAACTCGGCTTTTCTTCACTCACATTACTGGGAGTGCTTTTGTGAGTTCTGCTCCGCATTTTTCTTCAGATTTGAACGTTAAATTTGACAGATTTTTGACAGCTCTGTACATCAGGTAATTCAGCTTTATTGTGCTGTAGCTTTTAGCATGTTAGCCAAATATTTACTAAATCTGACAACGTGGCCAGGCGTAATGTGCCCTGTttagtgtatttattatataatataaatattattaagtaATGAATATGCATTTAGCATCGTCAGACACAGTTCTGTATGTGCTGGATTTGCTGCAAAGCCAAACAGCGTTGAACAGAACGAGCTGGTCTCAGATCAGTTTTTATGTTTTCTCTGATCATAAATGAGCCTCGCATGGACTGTAGAGACTGATCCCAGGTCTGCTGGTTCATTCAGCATCTCTAGGatgtttaaatatgtgtttaatTAGTAATTTTGGAGTGTAATTTTATATGTTGTTGTTTCTGTTAGGTTATTTTGCAGCTTCTGCTCTTAGATTTTAATTTGTGACACTAATCTTCATTTCTTCCTCACATAAATGTAGAGATCTGTCACCTTTGGTTGTTTTGGGATCTCAGATGAAGGCTGTTTAGACAAGATCACATTGATTTTTGCATTAAACTATTTGTGACAAAAGGCCAAAGGAAAAGCAGACAGATGACACCACTGTTCTACATCACTACTATGTGCTTTACGTTTAATGTGGCCACTTTTATAACCCCAAAAGAAAGTCATAACAGCATGAACGGTTATTAAAACTTAGTAATTAACCAGCATTTCAGGACCGGAGGTTCCACAATAAAGTGGTGGACGTCCTCACAATAAACTATGGCTTTAAACCAATGACAATACATGCCATTCCTTTTGAAGTGCTCGTAAACCAATGACAGGAGAAATTATTATGGTTATTCCAAGCATCTGGTTTGCTTCCAAAGAAGGACTGTGGACAGGCAGATAAAAAACTGGTCCGTCTGCCTTAAAATCTGACGTATGGACACTTTAAAGTATAAATACGTGTTAATATGACACTCTGAGATGCGTTTCGTGATTTAATAGGACGCTATAACCTTTTTAGTTATCAGTAAACCATCTTTTTTGACATTGATATGCTTAAGCACCAGCCAGTAACAGTCTAGTTAACTAAAACAGTGTTTGTATGAACACATTCTAtcttttactttacattttaataattgaaataaatggaaataaaagcaCTGCTTGTGTAACGGGGTGTAATTATTAAGCACGGCAGCATGATAAGCTGATAACGCTGCATGGATTCTGTtcacatgtttactgtggatcCGTTCAGGTTCAGAAATCTGGACTGTGGTAAAAGTGCTGATACAGCGGTAACGTTTAATCCCTGTAGTAAGACTGTAAGAGTCAGTGATGGTGGGTTAATGATCTATCAGTTTCCACATCAGGCCGGAGAGACGGTGGCATGCTGCCTGATCAGGATGGACCGAActcaggaggaggaggaggaggagggaacgAAGATCCTTCAGTTTCACTCTTCAGAGAATATCTCCGCCTGAGGACCGTACATCCGGAACCGGATTATGGTAccatgattatttatttattcactgtctgttttatcacagcTTTGTCCTGAGTCTGATTAGTTAAGAAACGCCCCAGAcgggtcaccagtccattacagggcagacacacacactcacacacacatatggcaatttttagtagctccaaatGACCCGACTGCACGTTTttagacttgtgggaggaaactggagcacccggaggaaacccttaAGGATgtagggaaaacatgcaaactccagacccagacccttcttgctgatACGAgggtgtgtgtgattttaagtgtgtgtgtcacaTGTCACAAAGAGAACTGAATCTGCAAATCATCACCATTTGAGgtgcaaaaacaaacagaaaaaacactGAACATAATCAGAGCTCCATGTGACTCCAGCCCCCCGACTGCAGGGGCCCGAAGTGTTCCCGGAGATCATATATCACAGCGGCGGTGGAAAGAGATCCTGTTAGCGTGTCCGATCGCTGCACC
Proteins encoded in this region:
- the abhd14a gene encoding protein ABHD14A — protein: MSFLRNRVVVLALVLLFTILLYLLLPSSIRHSNTEPSLAVQRTQRLVSSSPSPINITVRTGQIPSDPPLFFREALPVDSAGRQVLPRLQVVLLHGQAFSSRTWEELGTLGLLAANRYQALALDLPGFGKSPASESVKSEQSRVELLKHFFDALGVRAPVLISPSMSGHYALPFLQRYGDQLHGFVPIAPVATRTLTIQQYRDIQTPTLIVVGELDTNLGSQSLKNLQHLPHHSVVKLLGARHACYMDKPHEFHQALLHFLNALH